The following proteins come from a genomic window of Nitrospira sp.:
- a CDS encoding RND efflux family transporter, translating to MRSFTDIFIKHPVLAVVVNLVILLAGWRALTALPVQQYPQIESSSVVITTVYYGASAETVRGFLSTPIERVVSAINGVDYVESTSRAGVSTVTVHLKLNHNSTAALAEVTARLQQVRAELPAEAEPPVIELQRADRPYASFYLSFASSERTVPAVTDWLLRTLQPQLSTLAGVQRVTFEGGRQIAMRIWIDPDRLASFNLSPGDVQNALRRNNYLAAVGRTKGNFAQINLLANTDLRSAAEFEELIVADRGGAIVRLKDIAKVEREAEEAEMIAKYNATEGVYLGIWPVPGVNEIEVQHRLVKEMERIRPTLPADIDMQLVWDGTMFMRNALTEITKTLSETILIVALVVFLFMGSVRTALVPLVAMPVSLIGAAIFMVAFGFSLNLLTLLAIVLSVGLVVDDAIVVVENVERHVRLGKSRVEAALIGARELLGPIIAMTITLATVYTPIGFQGGLTGSLFLEFAITLAVAVVLSGVVAITLSPVMSSRFVHPQGKEGRLTAFVNRRFEEARRAYAWLLDGALTMRWGIVAAALLIMAMIWPLYLFSRQELAPVEDQSHISLFFEAAPDSTVAASNREHLNVVQAITSLPETKFTWSLTTSWGGFGGLVAKDWHERTRSTEEMYGEMFGRVSQVPGLRVFPRLDPPLPTPGQYDVELLLQSDLPIERLLETTGAVLTAGWQSGMFLYVDTDLKIDLPEARVVLDRERLADLGFDLAGIGRELGTMLGGAYVNRFNYFDRSYKVIPQLGDKDRSTVGPLLDLKIKTPGGQLVPVSTFTHIETNTAPRTLNRFQQRNAVRIFGGVRPGITKDQGLRVLEAAAEKASNPPVMLDYAGESRQIRQEGAALTVTLGFAVVLIYLVLAAQFQSFRDPLIVLLGSVPLAISGALIFTFLDFTTINIYSQVGLITLVGLIAKNGILIVEFANKLQARGLARIDAVREAALTRLRPVLMTSAATVFGHLPLVLVSGPGAAARNSIGMVLVTGMTVGTLFTLFVVPVFYSLIAAQHQPALEPEAIPLAADDEKLLTVGALN from the coding sequence ATGCGTTCATTCACGGACATCTTCATCAAGCATCCGGTCCTTGCCGTTGTCGTCAACCTGGTTATCCTCCTCGCCGGCTGGCGAGCGTTGACGGCCTTGCCTGTGCAGCAGTACCCCCAAATCGAGAGCTCGTCCGTGGTCATCACGACAGTCTATTACGGGGCGAGCGCCGAAACGGTTCGCGGGTTTTTGAGCACGCCGATTGAACGGGTCGTTTCAGCCATCAACGGCGTCGACTACGTGGAGTCGACCAGCCGGGCCGGTGTCAGCACCGTCACGGTACACTTGAAGCTCAACCATAACAGCACGGCGGCCCTGGCCGAAGTCACGGCGCGGCTTCAACAAGTAAGAGCGGAATTGCCGGCGGAAGCGGAGCCGCCGGTGATCGAGCTGCAGCGCGCCGATCGACCCTATGCGTCGTTCTACCTCAGCTTCGCCTCCAGCGAACGAACGGTGCCGGCCGTCACGGACTGGCTGCTGCGCACGCTTCAGCCGCAACTATCCACACTCGCCGGCGTGCAGCGAGTCACCTTTGAAGGCGGGCGGCAAATCGCCATGCGCATCTGGATTGATCCCGACCGCCTCGCATCCTTCAATCTATCGCCCGGCGACGTACAGAACGCGCTGCGGCGCAACAACTACCTGGCCGCGGTCGGGCGGACCAAGGGGAACTTCGCTCAGATCAACCTGCTCGCGAATACCGACCTGCGCTCCGCCGCCGAGTTCGAAGAACTGATCGTGGCCGACCGAGGCGGGGCCATCGTCCGGCTAAAAGATATTGCGAAGGTCGAACGCGAAGCCGAAGAAGCCGAGATGATCGCCAAGTACAACGCGACGGAAGGGGTGTACCTCGGGATCTGGCCGGTACCGGGCGTGAATGAAATCGAAGTACAGCACCGATTGGTCAAGGAGATGGAGCGCATTCGGCCGACGCTACCCGCCGACATCGACATGCAGCTGGTGTGGGACGGCACGATGTTCATGCGGAATGCGCTGACGGAAATCACAAAGACATTGTCTGAGACGATTTTGATCGTCGCGCTCGTCGTGTTCCTCTTCATGGGCTCGGTGCGAACCGCGCTGGTCCCTCTCGTGGCGATGCCGGTGTCGCTGATCGGCGCGGCTATCTTCATGGTTGCGTTCGGCTTCAGCCTCAATCTGCTGACGCTGCTCGCGATCGTCCTCTCGGTCGGGCTGGTCGTGGACGACGCGATCGTCGTCGTCGAGAATGTCGAACGGCACGTGCGCCTAGGCAAATCGCGGGTCGAGGCGGCATTGATCGGAGCCCGCGAACTGCTCGGTCCGATCATCGCCATGACGATCACGCTGGCGACGGTCTACACGCCGATCGGATTCCAGGGCGGGTTGACCGGCTCGCTCTTCTTGGAGTTTGCCATTACGCTCGCCGTGGCAGTGGTGTTGTCGGGTGTCGTCGCCATCACACTCTCGCCGGTCATGAGCTCGCGGTTCGTCCACCCGCAAGGCAAGGAAGGAAGGTTGACCGCCTTCGTCAATCGACGGTTCGAAGAGGCGCGCCGCGCCTACGCCTGGTTGCTCGACGGCGCATTGACCATGCGTTGGGGAATCGTGGCGGCGGCATTGCTGATCATGGCCATGATCTGGCCGCTGTACCTGTTTTCGAGGCAAGAACTCGCGCCGGTGGAGGATCAAAGCCACATCAGCTTATTCTTTGAAGCGGCTCCCGACTCGACGGTCGCCGCCAGTAACCGCGAGCATCTGAATGTCGTCCAAGCCATCACGTCCCTTCCTGAAACGAAATTCACCTGGTCATTGACGACGTCCTGGGGCGGGTTCGGCGGCTTGGTCGCGAAGGACTGGCATGAGCGGACACGCTCGACCGAGGAAATGTACGGGGAGATGTTCGGCCGGGTCTCTCAAGTGCCGGGCCTGCGAGTCTTCCCGCGTTTGGACCCTCCGCTGCCGACGCCCGGCCAATATGACGTCGAACTGCTCTTGCAGAGCGATCTGCCGATCGAGCGATTGCTCGAAACGACGGGAGCAGTCCTGACCGCCGGGTGGCAGAGCGGCATGTTCTTGTACGTCGATACGGATCTGAAGATCGATTTGCCCGAGGCGCGCGTCGTGCTGGATCGCGAGCGTCTCGCCGATCTTGGATTCGACCTGGCCGGAATCGGCCGTGAACTCGGCACGATGCTCGGCGGGGCCTATGTGAACCGGTTCAATTACTTCGATCGAAGCTATAAGGTCATCCCGCAGCTCGGCGACAAGGACCGTTCGACCGTCGGTCCCCTGCTCGATTTGAAGATCAAGACGCCGGGTGGCCAACTGGTGCCGGTGTCGACGTTCACCCACATCGAAACAAACACCGCGCCACGTACCTTGAACCGTTTTCAGCAGCGCAACGCCGTGCGTATTTTCGGCGGCGTCAGACCCGGCATCACGAAAGATCAAGGTCTGCGGGTGCTGGAAGCGGCTGCGGAGAAGGCGAGCAATCCTCCTGTCATGCTCGACTATGCGGGCGAGTCGAGACAGATCCGCCAAGAAGGCGCCGCACTGACCGTCACATTGGGATTCGCCGTCGTGCTCATTTATTTGGTCTTGGCGGCCCAGTTCCAGAGCTTTCGAGATCCGCTGATCGTCTTGTTGGGCTCGGTGCCGCTCGCGATCTCCGGCGCGCTGATCTTTACGTTCTTGGACTTCACGACCATCAACATCTACTCGCAAGTCGGGTTGATCACCCTGGTCGGATTGATCGCAAAGAACGGCATCTTGATCGTGGAATTCGCCAACAAGCTTCAGGCCCGCGGACTTGCGCGGATCGACGCGGTGCGTGAGGCGGCCTTGACCAGACTGCGACCGGTGCTCATGACTTCCGCCGCCACTGTCTTCGGACATCTTCCCCTGGTGCTGGTATCAGGGCCCGGAGCGGCGGCCCGCAACAGCATCGGCATGGTGTTGGTCACCGGAATGACGGTCGGCACGTTGTTCACGCTCTTCGTTGTCCCAGTGTTTTACTCATTGATTGCTGCACAACACCAGCCGGCTCTAGAACCTGAAGCGATTCCACTCGCTGCCGATGATGAGAAGCTGCTTACGGTGGGAGCATTGAACTGA
- a CDS encoding Efflux transport system, outer membrane factor (OMF) lipoprotein: MAGGEQEAESFANLPWWELLQDHTLQNLIRTALQENKDLKRAVASVEEFQARLFIARMDFAPKADITGNAPAMGRKAEFLFPGFPNPFNYYLQGNLAWELDIWGRIRRSNEAARGDLLAREEARRTVVLQLVSGVAEAYFDLLQFDRQLEIARRTYQSWQESVRIAQARLREGVIAKLDLDQFTSERANAAARVAELERQMVQKENQLSALLGRNPGQIARGRSLTEQVLPPSVPAGLPSELLQRRPDIVQAEQDLAAVTARIGAAKADRFPKVTITGMLGVASPQFSRLIANETAFGVAGPSLAGPLLNAQILGFQQEAVEAQARQALAQYEQSILVAFREVENALVAVRTAREQRDAQAEQVESLQSAFRQATLRYKSGLAHYLDVLIAQRNLFEAELSLTSTHRLYLVSVVQLYKALGGGWSPKDSAQQMPAANVAEARKG, encoded by the coding sequence ATGGCGGGCGGCGAGCAAGAAGCCGAGTCTTTCGCGAATTTGCCCTGGTGGGAACTGCTCCAGGACCACACGCTTCAAAATCTGATTCGGACAGCCCTCCAGGAGAACAAGGATCTCAAACGCGCCGTCGCTTCCGTCGAAGAATTTCAAGCTCGTCTGTTCATTGCCAGGATGGACTTCGCCCCGAAGGCCGACATCACGGGCAACGCACCGGCCATGGGGCGGAAGGCGGAATTTCTGTTTCCCGGCTTTCCGAACCCGTTCAACTATTATCTCCAAGGCAATCTCGCGTGGGAACTCGACATCTGGGGTCGCATTCGGCGATCGAATGAAGCGGCGCGCGGTGATCTCCTGGCACGCGAAGAAGCCAGACGAACCGTCGTGTTGCAGCTCGTCAGCGGGGTCGCGGAAGCCTACTTCGACCTCTTGCAGTTCGACCGGCAACTCGAAATCGCCAGGCGTACGTATCAGTCGTGGCAAGAATCGGTAAGGATCGCTCAGGCGCGTCTGCGAGAGGGGGTCATCGCCAAGCTCGACCTCGATCAATTCACGTCGGAGCGGGCCAATGCGGCGGCGCGAGTCGCGGAATTGGAACGGCAAATGGTGCAGAAAGAAAATCAGTTGAGCGCGCTCCTGGGACGTAATCCCGGTCAAATCGCCCGCGGCCGCTCGCTGACGGAGCAGGTGCTGCCACCCAGCGTTCCCGCCGGGCTCCCATCGGAGCTGCTGCAACGGAGACCGGACATCGTGCAAGCCGAACAGGACCTGGCGGCGGTGACGGCGAGAATCGGTGCAGCCAAAGCAGACCGGTTTCCGAAAGTCACCATCACCGGCATGTTGGGCGTCGCCAGCCCGCAGTTTTCCAGATTGATCGCGAACGAAACGGCGTTCGGCGTCGCCGGTCCCAGTCTGGCCGGTCCCTTGCTGAATGCCCAAATCCTCGGATTCCAACAGGAAGCCGTCGAAGCGCAAGCCAGGCAAGCACTGGCCCAGTACGAGCAGTCCATTCTCGTCGCGTTCAGAGAAGTGGAGAACGCTCTGGTCGCAGTACGGACCGCGCGGGAGCAGCGGGATGCACAGGCCGAACAGGTCGAGTCGCTTCAATCCGCCTTTCGCCAAGCCACGCTCCGCTACAAGAGCGGACTCGCTCATTATCTGGACGTGTTGATCGCCCAGCGCAATCTGTTCGAAGCCGAACTGTCGTTGACGAGCACGCACAGGCTTTATCTCGTCTCGGTTGTACAACTGTACAAGGCCCTGGGCGGAGGCTGGTCGCCAAAAGATTCAGCTCAACAGATGCCGGCGGCCAACGTTGCCGAAGCACGGAAGGGGTGA
- a CDS encoding PhnB protein produces the protein MRFMVIVKATQESEAGVMPSTQLLTEMGQFNEELVKAGVMLAGEGLQPSSKGARVRFSGNTRTVIDGPFAETKELIAGYWLWQVKSKEEAIEWVKRCPNPMSGESEIEIRQIFEADDFGAEFTPELRAQEERLRAETTKKK, from the coding sequence ATGCGATTCATGGTCATTGTGAAGGCGACACAAGAGTCGGAAGCGGGTGTCATGCCGAGCACACAATTACTGACCGAAATGGGCCAGTTCAACGAAGAACTGGTGAAGGCGGGGGTGATGCTCGCGGGCGAAGGGCTCCAGCCGAGCTCGAAGGGTGCACGCGTCCGATTTTCGGGAAACACGCGCACCGTAATCGACGGCCCTTTTGCCGAAACTAAAGAGCTTATTGCCGGCTATTGGCTCTGGCAGGTGAAGTCGAAGGAAGAGGCGATCGAATGGGTTAAACGCTGCCCCAACCCCATGTCGGGAGAATCCGAGATCGAAATTCGTCAAATCTTCGAAGCGGACGACTTCGGCGCCGAGTTCACGCCGGAACTGCGGGCGCAAGAAGAACGATTGAGGGCGGAGACGACCAAAAAGAAATAG
- a CDS encoding putative hydrolase, whose translation MSTVRVLVGTKKGAFILTSDGIRKRWDVQGPHFGGWELYHLKGSPVDPNRLYASQTSSWFGQVIQRSDDGGKTWNPPGTKPEDLMGSDGMPKGESNMFLYDTSAETGKPLTTHQHYDGSQRPWEFKRVWHLEPSLTDPDTVYAGVEDAALFRSTDGGRTWHELAGLREVKGNLWQPGAGGMCLHTVILDRTNPQRLYIAISAAGAFRTDDGGTTWRAINRGLKSQYELPDPDADVGHCVHNITMHSSRPNVLFMQKHWDVLRSDDAGGSWHEISGNLPSDFGFPIVVHAHEPNTIYVVPIKSDSEHYPPEGKLRVYRSRTGGNEWEALTKGLPQENCYVNILRDAMTVDQLDPCGIYFGTTGGQIYGSADGGDSWAPIVRDLPPVLSVEVQTL comes from the coding sequence ATGAGCACGGTTCGAGTACTGGTCGGCACCAAAAAGGGGGCTTTCATTCTGACATCCGACGGGATTCGCAAGCGGTGGGACGTACAAGGACCGCACTTCGGAGGATGGGAGCTGTACCACCTCAAGGGCTCACCGGTGGATCCAAATCGGCTGTATGCCTCGCAAACCAGTAGCTGGTTCGGGCAAGTCATTCAACGGTCGGATGACGGCGGCAAGACTTGGAATCCGCCAGGCACCAAACCGGAAGATCTCATGGGATCCGACGGCATGCCGAAGGGTGAGAGCAACATGTTTCTGTACGATACCTCAGCGGAGACAGGAAAACCGCTCACGACTCACCAACATTATGACGGCTCGCAGCGCCCATGGGAATTCAAACGGGTATGGCATCTCGAACCGTCATTGACTGATCCTGATACGGTCTACGCCGGCGTCGAGGACGCGGCCTTATTCCGTTCGACCGATGGTGGGCGTACCTGGCACGAGCTTGCCGGGCTACGCGAGGTGAAAGGAAATCTGTGGCAGCCCGGCGCCGGAGGGATGTGTTTGCATACGGTCATCCTGGACCGGACAAATCCTCAGCGTCTCTATATTGCCATCTCTGCGGCCGGCGCGTTCCGAACCGATGACGGCGGCACGACATGGCGGGCGATCAACCGCGGCTTGAAATCGCAATATGAGTTGCCAGATCCGGATGCAGATGTCGGCCACTGTGTGCACAATATCACTATGCATTCATCCCGCCCGAACGTGCTGTTCATGCAGAAGCACTGGGACGTGTTGCGGAGCGACGATGCCGGCGGGTCCTGGCACGAGATCAGCGGCAACTTGCCGAGCGATTTTGGATTCCCGATCGTCGTCCATGCTCATGAACCGAATACGATCTATGTCGTTCCCATCAAGAGCGACTCCGAACACTATCCACCGGAAGGCAAGCTGCGCGTGTACCGTAGCCGCACGGGAGGCAATGAGTGGGAAGCGCTGACGAAGGGCCTGCCGCAAGAGAATTGCTACGTCAATATATTGCGGGACGCGATGACCGTCGATCAGCTCGATCCCTGCGGCATCTATTTCGGAACAACCGGAGGCCAGATCTATGGCTCCGCCGATGGCGGCGACAGTTGGGCACCTATCGTCCGGGACCTGCCGCCGGTGCTGTCGGTCGAGGTGCAGACGCTGTAG
- a CDS encoding MoaD/ThiS family protein, whose protein sequence is MVRVILPQHLRTLARVNGEVTLEVNGPVTPRSVLDALEARYPMLRGTVRDHATHKRRPFVRFFVCEQDLSHESPDMPLPDAVVTGSEPFLIVGAMAGG, encoded by the coding sequence ATGGTACGCGTGATTCTGCCGCAACATCTACGAACTCTGGCGCGCGTCAACGGTGAAGTGACTCTTGAGGTCAACGGTCCGGTGACGCCACGCTCGGTCCTTGATGCACTTGAAGCCCGCTATCCGATGTTACGTGGGACGGTCCGTGATCACGCCACACACAAGCGCCGGCCATTCGTGCGTTTTTTCGTCTGCGAGCAGGACCTCTCTCATGAGTCGCCGGATATGCCGCTGCCCGACGCCGTTGTGACGGGAAGCGAGCCGTTCCTGATCGTGGGAGCTATGGCAGGAGGATAG
- a CDS encoding Glyoxalase family protein, with protein sequence MNKPVKPIPEGMHTVTPHLVCAGAAKAIEFYEKAFNAVELCKVPGPEGKLLHALIRIGDSPVMLVDEFPDHHSFGPKSLKGSPVTIHLYVQDVEAVFNQAVAAGATVTMPVADMFWGDRYGLLEDPFGHHWSIATHIRDVNPNELQEAARKACG encoded by the coding sequence ATGAACAAGCCAGTCAAGCCGATTCCAGAGGGAATGCATACGGTGACCCCGCACTTGGTGTGCGCCGGTGCGGCCAAAGCGATTGAATTTTACGAAAAGGCCTTCAACGCCGTGGAGTTGTGTAAGGTACCCGGACCGGAAGGAAAACTTCTTCATGCCTTGATCCGAATCGGAGATTCTCCCGTCATGCTCGTCGATGAATTTCCCGATCACCACTCATTCGGGCCGAAGTCGCTTAAAGGTTCGCCCGTCACCATCCATCTCTATGTCCAGGATGTGGAGGCAGTCTTCAACCAAGCCGTGGCAGCGGGCGCGACAGTCACGATGCCGGTCGCCGACATGTTCTGGGGAGATCGTTACGGCCTGCTGGAGGACCCCTTTGGTCATCACTGGTCGATCGCCACTCATATTCGAGACGTCAATCCGAATGAGCTGCAAGAGGCGGCTCGGAAGGCTTGCGGCTAG
- a CDS encoding O-methyltransferase, family 3, with the protein MNRLVPSDIETYAETHSIPESSVCRALREETYQTMEYPQMLVGPLEGAFLKMMAQLVGAKRVLEIGMFTGYSALCFAEALPEDGTVITCDIDEKAAAVARRYIAQSPCGGKISIRIGPALDTMRMLDGPFDLIFIDADKTNYLHYYRRSLDLLAPNGVILIDNVLWSGEVLKQPPPDESTAAIQELNRTVSTDPRVTAVLVTIRDGILVVRRAT; encoded by the coding sequence ATGAACCGGTTGGTTCCGTCCGACATCGAAACGTACGCCGAAACCCATTCCATCCCGGAGTCGTCGGTCTGCCGCGCACTGCGCGAAGAAACCTATCAGACCATGGAATACCCCCAGATGCTGGTCGGTCCCTTGGAAGGGGCGTTTCTGAAAATGATGGCGCAGCTGGTCGGGGCGAAGCGGGTACTCGAAATCGGGATGTTTACCGGCTACAGTGCTCTCTGCTTCGCCGAAGCCCTACCGGAAGACGGAACCGTCATTACCTGCGATATCGATGAGAAAGCGGCGGCGGTGGCCAGACGATATATCGCGCAATCGCCATGTGGCGGCAAGATCAGTATCCGCATAGGGCCTGCTCTTGACACCATGCGTATGCTCGATGGTCCATTCGATCTCATCTTTATCGACGCAGACAAAACCAATTACCTTCATTACTATCGTCGTTCGCTCGATCTACTTGCTCCCAATGGAGTGATCTTGATCGACAACGTGCTGTGGAGCGGCGAAGTCTTGAAACAGCCGCCGCCGGACGAGTCCACCGCCGCCATTCAGGAGCTGAACCGTACCGTTTCAACCGACCCCCGCGTGACCGCCGTGCTGGTCACGATCCGTGACGGGATTTTAGTGGTGAGAAGAGCAACCTAA
- a CDS encoding Thermostable carboxypeptidase 1, translating into MKTLATLEPLTTKLLEIQRINSAASVLSWDQETYMPAGGGEARAEQIAVLQGLAHQKLISSDVQNLLSQWVDPATGQAVDQPGEAWDEPSRSLLRETWRDFSRAKKLPSDFVVKLSRECSLAQQVWAEAKEQNTFQMFLPNLRTVLQLKREEAEYLGYRDSPYNALLDVYEPGSTIAGLQPVFAALKARLVPLLKRIMQSRVQIDDGILRHSYDQTRQLEFGRLILIAMGYDFERGRLDLSAHPFTTSFHPTDVRVTTRVHEHELQSCLFSCIHEGGHGLYDQGLDPRYFGTPLGDSVSLGIHESQSRLWENCVGRSRSFWRFFYPILQQTFHHQLRGVDVDQFYSAINRVKPSLIRVEADELTYNLHIMLRFEIEQALLEDKTQPEDLPTIWNQKMKDYLGIVPTSDAEGVLQDVHWSFGAFGYFPTYTLGNLYSVQFFEQAKLEIPHLEDEIAAGQLLVLRRWLEQKIHRWGRMFTPAHLAQRVTGSILNPEPFLNYVEKKYGELYQL; encoded by the coding sequence TTGAAAACCCTTGCGACATTAGAACCTCTCACGACCAAGCTGCTGGAAATTCAACGCATCAATAGTGCGGCCTCGGTCTTGTCGTGGGATCAGGAAACCTACATGCCGGCCGGCGGGGGGGAAGCGAGAGCCGAGCAGATCGCCGTGCTTCAAGGCCTGGCTCATCAGAAACTGATTTCGTCGGATGTGCAGAATCTCTTGTCGCAATGGGTCGATCCCGCCACCGGCCAGGCGGTCGACCAACCGGGCGAGGCATGGGATGAGCCGTCTCGTTCGCTCTTGCGTGAAACCTGGCGCGATTTCAGTCGTGCGAAGAAGCTGCCGTCGGATTTCGTCGTGAAGCTGAGTCGCGAGTGTTCCCTCGCTCAACAAGTGTGGGCCGAGGCAAAAGAACAAAATACATTCCAGATGTTTCTGCCGAACCTCCGGACGGTGCTGCAGCTCAAGCGGGAGGAAGCCGAATATCTCGGGTATCGCGATTCGCCCTACAACGCCCTATTGGACGTCTACGAGCCGGGCTCCACCATTGCCGGACTCCAACCGGTGTTTGCGGCCCTGAAGGCTCGCCTGGTGCCTCTGCTAAAGCGAATCATGCAAAGCCGCGTTCAAATCGACGACGGCATTCTGCGCCACTCTTACGATCAGACCCGACAGTTGGAGTTCGGCCGATTGATCTTGATCGCGATGGGGTATGATTTCGAACGCGGCCGACTGGATCTCTCGGCCCATCCCTTTACCACGTCGTTTCATCCGACCGACGTACGGGTGACGACCCGTGTTCATGAACATGAATTACAATCCTGTCTCTTCAGTTGTATCCATGAAGGAGGGCATGGACTGTATGACCAGGGGCTGGATCCGCGGTATTTCGGCACGCCGTTGGGCGATTCGGTGTCCCTGGGCATCCATGAAAGCCAATCTCGTCTCTGGGAAAATTGCGTCGGACGCTCGCGATCATTTTGGCGCTTTTTCTACCCGATTTTGCAACAGACCTTTCACCACCAGCTGCGTGGCGTGGATGTCGATCAGTTTTATAGCGCGATCAATCGTGTGAAACCGTCGTTGATCCGGGTGGAAGCCGACGAGCTGACCTACAATCTCCATATCATGCTGCGGTTCGAGATCGAGCAAGCGCTCCTGGAAGACAAGACCCAGCCCGAGGACTTGCCGACCATCTGGAATCAGAAGATGAAGGATTACTTGGGAATCGTTCCGACTTCCGATGCGGAAGGAGTGCTGCAGGACGTGCACTGGTCATTCGGCGCGTTCGGTTATTTCCCCACATATACCTTGGGCAACCTCTACTCCGTACAATTCTTCGAGCAGGCCAAGTTGGAGATTCCGCATTTGGAGGATGAGATTGCAGCCGGTCAGTTACTGGTCTTGCGCCGGTGGCTGGAGCAGAAAATTCACCGCTGGGGCCGCATGTTCACGCCGGCCCATCTCGCGCAACGCGTGACCGGTTCGATCCTCAATCCTGAACCCTTTCTCAACTATGTGGAAAAGAAGTACGGCGAGCTCTACCAACTCTGA